The following proteins are encoded in a genomic region of Haloarcula marina:
- a CDS encoding DUF4177 domain-containing protein: MTSYEYRLFEVDTGMFGGSSVPVDELNELGADGWEVVAPITENSGQTAGLLLKRER; the protein is encoded by the coding sequence GTGACCTCCTACGAGTATCGACTGTTCGAAGTGGATACGGGTATGTTCGGCGGCAGCAGCGTCCCCGTCGACGAACTGAACGAACTGGGTGCCGACGGCTGGGAAGTCGTCGCGCCGATTACGGAGAACAGCGGGCAGACGGCGGGCCTGTTGCTCAAACGCGAACGCTGA
- a CDS encoding DUF7344 domain-containing protein — protein MDAYLHAPTIPVETALDILRNDRRRAVLAAVTGTQGPHPLAELATEVAAVAHGKSVADVTPAEHRETKILLHHVDLPKLDAAGMVSYDPEENVAESDDPPLVGDDWLEVPPTDTLSDDPVGGPNR, from the coding sequence ATGGACGCGTATCTACACGCGCCGACGATACCGGTCGAGACTGCGCTCGATATCCTCCGGAACGACCGCCGCCGTGCAGTGCTCGCCGCCGTAACAGGAACGCAGGGACCACATCCGCTCGCCGAGTTGGCGACCGAGGTCGCGGCGGTAGCGCACGGAAAGTCCGTCGCCGATGTCACCCCGGCGGAACACAGAGAGACGAAGATACTGCTCCATCACGTCGACCTCCCGAAACTCGACGCGGCCGGGATGGTCAGCTACGACCCCGAGGAAAACGTGGCCGAAAGCGACGACCCGCCGCTGGTCGGCGATGACTGGCTAGAGGTACCCCCGACCGACACGCTCAGCGACGACCCGGTCGGGGGGCCGAATCGCTGA